The Nocardioides ginsengisegetis region TGGTCATGCCGGCTAGGAAGATGTGAACCGCCCTGGGTTCAGCGGAGGCTAGTCTGCCCGGGGTCCGCGGAGTCGTGAATCTTGGGCTCTCATGCCCCAGTGATGATGCGGTTTCGCTCCAACTCCAATCGGCGTGAGCCCGCCGAGTTGGCTGCGACGGCGGCGCCTGTTGTGCCAGATCTCGAGGTATTCGGTTCTCTTCCTCGACGAAGGCGGCGACCAGCCCGCCCGTGCAGAAATCAGGCTGCTCAGTGTCGCGGCCCCCATCGACCAAGCCCCCCGCCCGGCAGGCACACATATGAAGACCCGTCGTCCAAGGTTAGGGACCAAGCCTCGAAGTCGATGTCTGGCAATACGCGCAGGTCGACACCACCCTCAAGTGTGACAACAAGCGAACCGGCATCGGCGTCCACCGCCACTTGCTCGACAATGCGACCCGGCAGAACGCGCTGCAGCTCCTGATCGGTCTCCAGATGCTGCGGGTCGATGACGAGCTGCGGACGATCCGGCTCGGTAAATTCAGAGACCGTTTCTATCCGGACTTCAGCGCCACCGGACAGGCTGAGAGTGATGGCATGTTCGGAGCCGACACTGGCGACGACACGTCCAACGATGTCGATATCCACCACTACCACCCCTCCGGGAGATCGTAGGTGCGATCTGGATTGCGCGGTATGTGGGTCTCCGAGTTGGGCCCCGGCTTCCCGTTGAGTCTGTCCGGCCCCGAAGTTCTGGTCCAGCACTTGTGAGGGTTGCTGGTTGATCCGATCCGGTCCGGGCATCTGGATCGGAAGGTTGCGACTGCTCCACGGGCAGCGTTGGCAGCAACTCTCACTGGCTACCACCACCCACGTCGTACGGCGTCGCTTCCGTGAGCATCTTGGCGTACGCCGCTGGCGTCTGTCCGCCCAAGCTGCGATGCACTCGCCTCGTGTTGTACTTCTCGACCCAGGCGTCGACGACGAACTGGACCTCGAGCACGGAGTGGAAGACCTCGTGGCCGAAGAGCTCGCGCTCCATGGTGCCGTTGAACCGCTCGTTGATGCCGTTCTGCCACGGACTCGCCTTCGCGATGAACACGCCCCGGACCTGCTGCTCCCCGAGCCAGTCCAGCAGCGTGTCGGCGATGAACTCTCGGCCATTGTCGGTCCGGATCAGGGCCGGCTTCCCGTGCTTCTTGAACAGCTCCTCCAAGTGGTGCTTCACGCCCTTCGCGCCGATGCCGCGGGCTGCGTGGGATCCGAGCCCGACCCGAGTGAACTCATCGATGACGTTGAGGACGCGCACCGGCCGGCCCGTCACTGGTGCGGCGCTTGATGAAGTCGTAGGACCCGATGTGGTTGCGATAGCGGGCCGGGAGCCGGCGGGTGCTGTTGGAGTCATGCCCACGCGCCTTCCGACCCGAGGACTTCGCCTTCCGTGGGGGCACTTGCAACCCCTCGCGGCACCACAAACGCTCGATCCGCTTCTTGTTGGCCGGCCAGCCCTCCTCAACCAGGAGGCCTTGGATCATCAGTCGGCAGTGATCACCTGGACGACCGGGAAGATCCGGCGCGCATCCGGTAGCCCCACTCCGGGTCCTCCTCGCTCAACCGGTGCATCCGCTGGACCAGCTTCGCCTCCAGATCCGAGGGCCTCGGCTCGTACCGGTTCGCCGATCGGTGCTGCCCGACCAGCCGACATGCGCGGCGCTCACTGACCTTGTGCTTCCTGATCAGCATCGCCACCGCATCCCGCCGCCGGGCCGGGCTCAGAAGTTTCCCTTCGCCACGTCCTTGAGCATCGACATATCCAACGCCAGCTCGGCAACAATCCGCTTCAGCCGGGCGTTCTCCTGCTCCAGGGTCTTCAACCGGATGGCCTCGTCCTCCTTCAACGCCCCCTACTTGGTGCGCCACCGGTAAAACGCCTGCTCACGCTGTGAGAAAATTTCCTGCACCCACGCGGAACGCCAACCGCGTCCCACCTCGTCGTACATGAGTGAGGAACAGTGAGGCAGGTATGGGTCGGGACCAAGAGTTTTCCGAATATGCCGCCGCGCACTGGAGCGGACTCGTGCGTTCCGCAGTCTCCTTAGGCTGCTCCGTCGATGACGCTCAAGACTTGGCCCAAACGACACTCATACGCTGCTACGTCTCCTGGCGACGCGTTGAGGCGGCGGACGATAGGGAGGGTTATGTGTATCGAATATTACTCAATTGCCTCCGCGACAGCCGCCGGAGACGTTGGTGGGGCGAGCGGCCGTTCGCTGCGCCACCATCTCTAGGGGCCATGCAAGACGAAACAAATTCTGTCGACGTTGCCGACGCGGTCCACCGCGCTCTCGCCGGACTCAAGAATCACAACCGCGAGGTGGTAGTGCTGCGTCATTGCGCTCAGTTGAGCGAAGCGCAAACGGCGGACATCTTGAAAATATCGCCCGGCACTGTGAAGAGCCGCCTCTCGCGTTCACTCGCTCAGCTCGCTAAGAGCAGCCACTTGTCGGACTTCGCGGAAGGACACAAGTAATGAACGGAGACCGCACAGAAACTCTCGGTCGGTTGTGGCGCGATATTCCAACCGGAAACCCGCCGATTGGGGCCATGCTGGAAGTTGGCCGCACCGTACGGAGGCGCAGGCGCGCCGTCGGTGGCAGCGCCATCGCGTTCGCCATGGCGGCGGTTACCGCAGGAGGACTAGGTCTCACCAACGGCGACGAGCGTGGGCGGCACCTGGTCGCGAACGATCCAGCTGCGCATGGACCGCGAAGCCCTGCGGCGGTTGGACTCTGGCAGCTTTCCTCCGCCGATGTCGGCGGAAAGCGGGCGAGCTATGGCGACAATGCTCAGCCACCGACGCTCAGAATCTTGGCTGGAGGAAGGGGGCAGGCCATTGCTGGCTGCACGGTGGTTCAAGTGAGGGTTACGATTTCCCCAAGCGAAGGGTCCATGCGTTTCCAAATCGAATCGGTCGGCAGCATGCTGAGTTGCCCGTTCGGATCGGTCGATCCCACCAGGGGCAGATACCTTGAAGCACTTCATTCCGTCACGCACCTCGTAGCGACAGACAAAACCTTGATCCTGTCCGGTGGAGGCGCCAAGTTGCGGTTCATCTCAACGAACCTTGACGAAGCGAATGGCTCCCCAGCTCAGCCGCTAAGGGGACCCCAGCCGAGCGCAGACCTTCTCAAGACGCGAACCACGACTCTGACCACGACCTGGCACCCGACCGAGCGCGAACAGGGCGAGCTGTGGACGGTCTAACACTGCTGGACGGCCGGCGGTCAATTAGCGCGGCCGACCTCAGCCGCCGTGCAGATGGTCTAGACCCTCCTAGGAAATCGGCGACGGAGTGGCGAACATGAGCCATGGTCAAACGAATTCTCGGGGGTGCGGCCCTCATTATCTGCGGACTAATCGCGTTCCAAGCGGAGGCAGGATTCGCCGAGCAGGCAGCGCGAGGTCGAGATGGAACTTTCGATGCGTATCGAGGCAGCAACAATATTCGCACCGATCCAGCGTATGCACTCACTTATGGCTACGCTCACCCAAATCAGCTGATCTGGAACAACGGAGACTTTGTCGCAGTTGGGACCTATAAGAGCGCCGGAGTGCCCAATACCGGTTGCTCGGACGACTATGACAATCTGTGGAACATCTACACCGACGGCAGCACCAACGGACAGTACTTCTGTCAACTCGAGAACTCAGACGCCATCGCCGCAGGAAATATTCCCCCATTTCAAATCGAATACGGCACATGCGCGGCAGGTGGCAACGGATGGCGACTGTCCATGCAGGGCTTGACCTACAACTGCTACTCGAATGCCCACGGGAACGCGTACACGGCCGCGAGCGGACTCGAAACGACTAACGGCCTCACAACAGACAAGAATCTCGACGTCCGGTTCCTCGACATGCAAGTTCGAGTAAGCGGCTCCTGGGTGGACTTTGGCACCGGCTACAACATTGTGTTGGATCCGAACTACACCGTCACCTCGAACTCATCAACACGATTCGACACCTATCTGGCACCACTCGACTAGGCAACTCGGGAGTCCAATATGAACACCATCCGCAGGCTGACCAACATTGCGTCGGCAGCGACCATCGCCGCGACCCTGACGGCCTGTGGCAGCCAGACGGAAGCTCCACA contains the following coding sequences:
- a CDS encoding DUF6188 family protein, with product MDIDIVGRVVASVGSEHAITLSLSGGAEVRIETVSEFTEPDRPQLVIDPQHLETDQELQRVLPGRIVEQVAVDADAGSLVVTLEGGVDLRVLPDIDFEAWSLTLDDGSSYVCLPGGGLGRWGPRH
- a CDS encoding integrase core domain-containing protein, with product MTPTAPAGSRPAIATTSGPTTSSSAAPVTGRPVRVLNVIDEFTRVGLGSHAARGIGAKGVKHHLEELFKKHGKPALIRTDNGREFIADTLLDWLGEQQVRGVFIAKASPWQNGINERFNGTMERELFGHEVFHSVLEVQFVVDAWVEKYNTRRVHRSLGGQTPAAYAKMLTEATPYDVGGGSQ
- a CDS encoding SigE family RNA polymerase sigma factor, whose amino-acid sequence is MGRDQEFSEYAAAHWSGLVRSAVSLGCSVDDAQDLAQTTLIRCYVSWRRVEAADDREGYVYRILLNCLRDSRRRRWWGERPFAAPPSLGAMQDETNSVDVADAVHRALAGLKNHNREVVVLRHCAQLSEAQTADILKISPGTVKSRLSRSLAQLAKSSHLSDFAEGHK